GTATTTAACTGGGANNNNNNNNNNNNNNNNNNNNNNNNNNNNNNNNNNNNNNNNNNNNNNNNNNNNNNNNNNNNNNNNNNNNNNNNNNNNNNNNNNNNNNNNNNNNNNNNNNNNGATTAAAAGGAAGGGTAATGATGTCATTGTTCGACTTACTGCCAATGCGCCGGTGTATGGGCTGCAAGAGGTAAAGGTAAAGAAGGGCAACAGGGTTACTGTAATCCTGACGGACAATGATGAGATTTCTGATCTTGCTCATGGTTTTGCGCTTTCCAACTACAATATCAATTTTGTCGTCGCACCCTTCCAGACAAAATCCGTGACATTCACAGCAGACAAACCAGGAGTATACTGGGCATATTGCACAAACTTCTGCCATGCACTGCACCTTGAGATGAGGATGCGGTTCATAGTGGAGGCATAAGGGTGCGTTAAGGAGTTCAGAGTTAGGAGTTGACTACCCCTCACCTTTCTCCCTTCTCCCTCTCCCCTCAGGGGAGAGGGATGGGGTGAGGGGGTAGAAGAATTATGAAAAAAGGAATAATATTTTTAATATTATTTTTTTGTCTTTCCTATCCTTTGAAAGGATTCGGGCAGTGGAAATTCTTTGAACACAGGTATAGCTACAAACTGGAGGATGTACTTCATGCCTCTAAGTTTTTACCGAAGAAGGGCTACTGGGAAGGATACAGGAATAATAAGCTTGTAGGTTATGTCTTTATTTCAAAGGACTGGACAACCAAACTTGTTGGCTATTCAGGAAAACATCTTGAAACACTCATCGGCATGGACACAAATGGAAATATCACAGGCGTTAAACTCATCTTTCATTCAGAACCCATAGTCCTGATTGGGCTTAAGGAAGAAAATTATCTGGACTTTATAAAACAGTATAAAGGGAAAAGTATTAAGAATCCAATGTCTGTGGGCAGAGAGGTATCAATGGATGCAATTACAGGCGCTACTGTCACTGCTGTTGTTCAGAACTCCATAATCCTTGAGAGTGCGAGAAAGGTTGCTGATGTGGCAGGAATGATAAAGGTTGCAAAGGGCAGAGGCCACAATCTGAGCCAGAAGTATGCGGCACTTACATGGGATGAACTCAAAAAATCAGTTGCTATTAAAAATCTCATAATAACATACAGAGATCTGGGATTGGAAGGCGAAGACCCATATCTTGACCTTTACATAGGTGTTGTGACACCCCCTTCCATAGGCAGGAATCTCCTTGGAAATACCCTTTACAGGGATGTTATGGGAAGACTGAAGAGCGGTGAGTCTGCAGTAGCCGTATTTTCAAGGGGTAAGGGGTCATTCAAGGGTACAGGCTTTGTCCGTGGAGGGGTATTTGATAGATTTAATATTGAACAGGGTGCAAGGGTTTATATGTTAACTGATAAGGATTACAGAGTCTTATCTGACCTTCATGCAAAGGGTGCCCCTTCCATAAATGAGGGAGGCATATTCATTATCAGAGACAGGGATTTTGACCCAACCGAGAGCTTTAAATTAAACCTTGTGCTGCCTTATCGTGTTTCTGTTACAAAAAGGGAGTTTAAGTCTTTTTATCTGGATTATGAGATTCCAGAGAGATTCATAGAAAAATGATGGATCTGTTAGCAGCATTAAAGCATATCATTGAAGATGCGATTGAGGCACTGAAAATCATCCCATGGATGCAAATATGGACACAGAAATGGGTCTCAATTGTCATCTTTGCAGCATTCCTGCTCCTGTTGATAATGATGATGGTTTTCAAATACAGGCTCGCAAAGAGCCGACAGATGTTAAATATAGTCGCTTACGGGATACTTTCATTCTCCTTTATATATGTTGGACTTTTACTCAAGGCACAACCCACAACTACCAATATAGTTATATTGGTTAATGGAATAAAGGAAGGGGCATTTCCTTTAGGGCTTTATATCATGGAGCCTTTTATATTTCTATCATTTCTTTTTATCTTCCTGACAATCTTTTTATGGGGGCGCGGTGTCTTCTGCGGCTGGCTCTGTCCTTATGGAGCAATGATTGAACTCCTGAACAGGCTTTATATCAGGGTCTTTCCAAAATTCAGTTTGAGACTCCCTGAGAAGATTCACTGGAAGCTTATTTACCTCAAGTATGTCATATTCGCAATTATATTGGGTGTGTCATTCTATAACTTTATACTTTCTGAATATCTTGCTGAGATTGAACCCTTCAAGACCTTTGTATTGAAACTGAACAGACAGTGGTATTTTGTCCTCTACTTTCTTGCCATCACTGCAGGGTCAGTGATAATATACAGGGCATACTGCCTCTACCTCTGTCCCCTCGGGGCTGCATTGAGCATTCCTTCGTTTGTCAGGCTGATACCACTGATAAAACTTAAAAGGCATGAAATGTGCGGGACATGTAATATATGCGGTAAGGAATGCAGTTATCAGGCTATTACGCCACAAGGTAAGATTAAGGACACCGAATGCCTTGACTGCCTTGAGTGCCAGATTAATTTCTGGGATGAGGACAGATGCCCGGCATTGATAAGGCGGAAGAAACTTGAGAACAGGGATGCAGGATACAACCCCCCTCTATCCCCCTTAGTAAGGGGGAAATTAA
The nucleotide sequence above comes from Nitrospirota bacterium. Encoded proteins:
- a CDS encoding cupredoxin domain-containing protein translates to IKRKGNDVIVRLTANAPVYGLQEVKVKKGNRVTVILTDNDEISDLAHGFALSNYNINFVVAPFQTKSVTFTADKPGVYWAYCTNFCHALHLEMRMRFIVEA
- a CDS encoding FMN-binding protein; the encoded protein is MKKGIIFLILFFCLSYPLKGFGQWKFFEHRYSYKLEDVLHASKFLPKKGYWEGYRNNKLVGYVFISKDWTTKLVGYSGKHLETLIGMDTNGNITGVKLIFHSEPIVLIGLKEENYLDFIKQYKGKSIKNPMSVGREVSMDAITGATVTAVVQNSIILESARKVADVAGMIKVAKGRGHNLSQKYAALTWDELKKSVAIKNLIITYRDLGLEGEDPYLDLYIGVVTPPSIGRNLLGNTLYRDVMGRLKSGESAVAVFSRGKGSFKGTGFVRGGVFDRFNIEQGARVYMLTDKDYRVLSDLHAKGAPSINEGGIFIIRDRDFDPTESFKLNLVLPYRVSVTKREFKSFYLDYEIPERFIEK
- a CDS encoding 4Fe-4S binding protein, giving the protein MMDLLAALKHIIEDAIEALKIIPWMQIWTQKWVSIVIFAAFLLLLIMMMVFKYRLAKSRQMLNIVAYGILSFSFIYVGLLLKAQPTTTNIVILVNGIKEGAFPLGLYIMEPFIFLSFLFIFLTIFLWGRGVFCGWLCPYGAMIELLNRLYIRVFPKFSLRLPEKIHWKLIYLKYVIFAIILGVSFYNFILSEYLAEIEPFKTFVLKLNRQWYFVLYFLAITAGSVIIYRAYCLYLCPLGAALSIPSFVRLIPLIKLKRHEMCGTCNICGKECSYQAITPQGKIKDTECLDCLECQINFWDEDRCPALIRRKKLENRDAGYNPPLSPLVRGKLKEGHRMLVLCLVTLLFIPSLAHAKTLIVGVDYPTISDALKKAKNGDVIEVKAGQYKERLKIDKAVYLKGINNPTIIENGGCIVTIRPIKRGVGNGYSTIIENGGHNGGHIVTIASRGVTMEGFTIVDENPSFRSESAGIYILKGADEAVIKNNRLHGVMHGVWSVGARGIRIENNTIESKKALERNYRGNGIYLIDSQEAIITGNRINYCRD